In Paractinoplanes brasiliensis, the following proteins share a genomic window:
- a CDS encoding class I SAM-dependent methyltransferase, with translation MADITGDQRIQSEVLEGLATAVNHRRWFVELALPYLGDNPIEIGSGLGDYALEWAEHLPRFTATEADPDRLVLLKERMADRPNIDVRQMLLPSPDANGEYSAAVSYNVLEHIEDHVGALRSMADLVRPGGRIIIIVPAFMFAMSNVDIATGHIRRYTKKTMRAAMTEAGLQIEKMHYANALGLIGYYGATSIFKLAPKEGPMVKVYDTLVLPVTKAAESVVKPPFGQSVFVVARTPA, from the coding sequence ATGGCAGACATCACTGGAGACCAGCGGATCCAGTCCGAAGTGCTCGAGGGCCTTGCCACGGCCGTGAACCACCGCCGGTGGTTCGTCGAGCTCGCTCTTCCGTATCTCGGCGACAACCCGATCGAGATCGGCAGCGGTCTTGGCGACTACGCGCTCGAGTGGGCGGAGCACCTTCCGCGGTTCACGGCGACCGAAGCCGACCCGGACAGGCTCGTGCTGCTCAAGGAGCGCATGGCCGACCGCCCCAACATCGACGTGCGTCAGATGCTGCTGCCGTCGCCGGACGCCAACGGCGAGTACAGCGCGGCCGTCTCGTACAACGTGCTCGAGCACATCGAGGACCACGTCGGCGCGCTGCGCAGCATGGCCGACCTGGTGCGCCCGGGTGGGCGGATCATCATCATCGTCCCGGCCTTCATGTTCGCGATGAGCAACGTCGACATCGCCACCGGGCACATCCGCCGCTACACCAAGAAGACGATGCGCGCCGCGATGACCGAGGCCGGCCTGCAGATCGAGAAGATGCACTACGCGAACGCGCTGGGCCTCATCGGCTACTACGGCGCGACCAGCATCTTCAAGCTGGCCCCGAAGGAAGGCCCGATGGTCAAGGTGTACGACACGCTCGTGCTGCCGGTGACCAAGGCCGCCGAGAGCGTCGTGAAGCCGCCGTTCGGGCAGTCCGTCTTCGTCGTGGCGCGCACACCCGCCTGA